The Cryptococcus depauperatus CBS 7841 chromosome 3, complete sequence nucleotide sequence CAGAGCGGCCGGGCTGTCGCTGGCGGAGTTCGAAGCGTCGTCAATGGCGCCAGAGGTGTGGTCAGAGGTGTGGCTCAGACGTGACGAAGCGGAGGAAAACTAAGGCAATGGGGGATGCCGACCTTTACGTTTACTGATGACTTTAGTCCGGGATTGACTTTTAATTCGTGTCTTCTACTATTTTCCCATATCTTGAGTTGACGATCCGTCTTTATTATCTATACATTTCACACGCCATACCAAAAGAGGACACTGCGTTTTTGCTGGGTAGAACGTCCAGGTGCTCTTTTTCGTTACCAAGTGCAAGCACGTTGATGGGCTGTATCTATAGGGGCATTCTTTGTACGCATATTGACTAGGATATAATATCTTGCAGCCTTGTACTTGAGTTGAAGCTTGATGCTTTTGCAAGAGTGAATTCTGACTGACGGGCATTCCCACATCCCACCAGAGGTAATCACGCATCGTACTACTGAGTGAGCTGTCCCGTCAGTATCTTCTTTATTGCTTGTTCTGGCGGAAGAAACTCTTATGCATCTTTCAACTATACATACACTCTATAACCAGCCCACACACCAAACGTAGGGCAGATAGACATTTGCTGCAGTTAAGAAAATtaaaataataataaataaataaacaaacaaaaaaacTCTTTACATTCTGGCTGGGCGGCAGGTGGCGACGCGATTCCGGTCAAAACTATTATTCTCGTCGCACGTCACCAGTCGCCATCTTGAAACTACATCCAAAAAACCATTTATCCATTTTAatcattttcattcttcttttccatctctacATACATATCGGGTGGACAACCTGCAAGCGTGACAAGTTAGACGGCATATCCTGCGATATTTGACAGAGACGGGGACCAGCACGGTAAGCCCTGCCATCTACGCCACCGTTTGCCTGTACGCGATATCAAGTGAGTATATATTCGCTCCAGTCAGCTTGCCACGCTCACGACGTTCGATTCAACGGTCGACAGCAGAGAGAAGCAAAGCGTTATCAGGCCTGTTCTCGTTCGACGCTCCCTTTTCAGATATACcccttttctccattcaCAACACGCGTCTCTGTCCCTTCATCTTGGTCTCTCGAGGAATCTGACGCTTCTGCCTCACTGTGAGTCGGCCAAGGCGCAGAATTGCAGCAGTGTCAGCGTCGCTCATCGCTCCGTCGTTTGTGCAGCACCATTACACTGGCTCTTGGATAAAAGAGATCAACTGGGAAATAGGCCAAGGGTATCGTCGTCGGCCAGTGGGGCCGGTCTGGCCAAGTCGAAGACAGTCACCAAAAGCCAAGTGTTGCATGTACTCTGCGCACCTCGCTTTCATCAATCCACATCCTCATTGCAGGCACCTTTGTTTATTGTCAGTCGCTATAAAGTATACAGTGTATTGTGTTTGGAACATAGTACGAGGACACGGCCATGCCTGATTCAAATTCGCAATCGGTAACGACAGGTGGTCATGGGCATGGGTCACACAAGCAGCGGATAGGGAATTATGTGATGGGTTCCGAAATCGGGCGAGGGAGCTTTGCGACGGTCTATAAGGGCTATCGGTCTGTAAGTGTGTAGCTGTTTTCGGGCGGATTTGTCTGACGGCTTGCAGAAGACAAAAGTGCCGGTAGCTATCAAGGCAGTCTCGAGGCAGAAACTCACTGCAAAGCTTCTCGAGAACCTCGAGAGTGAGATTAATATTCTCAAAGTTATCAACCATCGCAACATTGTGGCCCTTACAGACTGCTTTGTGAGTGCTCTGCCGAATGGGATGATTGAGCTGAGTTGTGTAGAAAAATGACACTCACATCTATCTGGTAATGGAGTATTGCTCTGGCAGCGATCTGTCTATCTATATCAAGCAGCGTGGGAAGCTTTCCACGTTGGATTTTGTACCTCGGTTCGGCACGAGTGCGGAcaagttggagaagaatgagcACGGCAAGGTTTGGTGGCCACATCCTAGTAGCGGTGGACTTGATGAGAACATAACGAGGTCGTTTTTGGGGCAGCTCGGTACGTTTTTGTGTGGTTGGACTGAGTAGTGTGCTGATTCGATGGTTGATAAGCCCAAGCAATCAAATTTTTGAGACAACAAAATTTGATGCACAGAGACATCAAGCCGCAGAATTTGCTCCTCCAGCCTGCAACAGAGGCGGAGGTAGCAGAAGGACATCCTTATGGCATACCTGTTCTCAAAGTCGCGGACTTTGGATTTGCAAGGATTTTGCCTGCTGCTGCGATGGCTGAAACGTTGTGTGGTTCACCGTGAGTTGATTTTTTGACTGGTTTGGCCAACCTGATCCCATTGGCAGATTGTACATGGCACCTGAAATTCTCAGATACGAAAAGTATGATGCAAAGGCAGATCTCTGGTCCGTCGGTGCTGTTCTCTTTGAAATGTCTGTTGGACGTCCTCCCTTCAGAGCCTCCAACCATGTTGAGCTTTTACGTCGTAttgaaagaggaaatgaTCAGATAATATTTCCCGATGAAAAGCCTCAAGAACCATCCAAACCTTCTAATCATGGAGTTCCAACACCAGTCTCTCCTGATATCAAAGCACTCATCCGCTCTCTCTTAAAACGAAAACCTAACGAAAGGATGGGCTTTGACGACTTTTTTACCTGTGGAGTTTGGGATGGTCATATGGGGGAAAGCACAGAGGAGGAACTTAGTCTTGATGTCTCGACGGATAGTTCAAGTGCAGGTATAGAAGACAGCCACAAAATACGAAACATGGTAGCCAGCATTGAACAGTCCAAAGACAGGGTACGGCCTCTTCGGGCACCGCAACCACTAGCAACCGATGCTGCGTTGAACCCTCAGCCTGCTATGCTAGAAAACGCTCAGGAGAATATAGGAAAAACAACCGAGAAGCCACGGTTTCAATCCTCCCCAAGCCCTTCGTCTACACAGCCACCAGTACAACCTACTTCTGTAAGACGTTCTACGCCAAAATACTACGTTGGGAATGCTCCGCCATCAGATCCTGTTCCCGCCGTTGCGACTCAGACTAGTGATCAGGTCGCCGGCCAAGGTCACTTGTCAACTCAGGCGTCAGCAACTCCCAAGGCCAACCCAAGGCCAATCATGACGGCAGCTCAAAGACGTCTCTCAGGGCGAAGCGAACGTGAACGGGAACAAAGCGGCAGTGTGGAAGAAGCTACACCCCTTACGCCCTCTTACTCTGGGCCATCCCCTACCATGTCGCGCCCAGCTCGTTCATTGGGAGAGGGCTCACCTCTTGCTGCGACACCCCCCATCACTATGGGTCCAGACGGAAAGCTGGCTAGGGAAAGTGCTTTAGAAGGGAGCGGAGTAGGAACAGATTATGTGGTAGTTGAGAAGCAGACAGTAGAGATTAACGCATTGGCTGATGGTAGGCTTTGGCTTTCATTGCAACGGAAAGCATGACTGACACCATACGCAGAGCTTGATCAAGCTTCAACGAGGCCAATCATTCGACGCAGCTCCCGCAGTTCGGTTGTTTCTCGCCCTGTATCGTCCTTCCAACCGGTCAGCCCTTCCGCTGGTACAACTATGAGCACGGCACGAAACGAATCCGCTGTAGTACCCCTCTCTTACTCGCCGCCATTTGCAATATCCTCTACACCTCCTTTTGCCATGCCCACGCGCCATTCTCCCAATGGGGTAGGTTCTTCCTTACGCCATGTCTCCAATCCTTCCGGCATGAATGTCTTTCCACCCAACATTTCTGCTTCGCCTTCCTATGGCCAGGATGTCACAAGATATAGCGCTTCACCGTCATCATTGCAAACTGGGGCGCTAGCTCGGGCGTTGACTACTACAGCAATCAAACTAATTGGAAGTGGGGCCAATCAAGCGGCTACAGCCATTGCTCGGGCAACCGCCAAACGACGACCGACAATCATGAGAGTGAGCAGTGATATGGACCCTGCTGAAGACGATCTTCTTCATAATGTAGAGGATATTGCCCGCAAGGCATTTGTGTTGTTTGAGTTGGCCGACGAACGTCTTTTGGCCCAAAGCCAATTAGCTCAGACTGCCAGAAGCTCTCCTACTCTTAGCGGACTCATGGGCACTACACCGCCATTTAGTGTCCAAGCTGCGTCCCAGGGCACCGCTCGTAGAAAGTCAAGTTCGTCCTCAATCAACAGCGAGGTTTGGGTTCTTAGACAACAAGAAGCAGCGGCGAATGATGCAGTCGTGCTATATATGAAGTCATTAACATTCATAGCGAGAGCTATGGATAAAGTCAAGAGATACTGGAAGAGCCGAACAGAGGTATTTCACGGATATGTAGCTAGTCAGGAGCTCAATGAAAGTCAGTATTACCTCCAGGCTTACAGTTTATGGTACTGATCAGAATATAGTGGGCCAATGGCTTCGAGCAAGGTTCAATGAAGTTTATGAAAAAGCTGAATGGGCCAAGCATCACGCTGGCGATAACCTCCTTTTCCCGGACTGGCTAGTTCACGACAAGGCTCGAGATATTTCTCGCCAAGCAGCTTCGGCTGAGCTTCAAGGCGAGTTATTCCTAGCGGAGCAAGGCTACGAGACTGCTTTGTGGCTTTTACAAGCTTTGCTAGATGAGAGCGTATatgaaaatggaagaaTTGCCGAGGATGACAGGGTCGCTTATGAGAAACGTGAGTGTTCCCAAAGGTCCAGGTGATTATGACCACTGACTCGCGTGTCAGTTATGGTACCTATCAAAATTCGTCTTGACGctttgaggaagaagcttgCCGATTCGCCTGGGACGACCGCAAGATGATCATGTTACCGCGTTGAGCCGTCTAACCCAGcacttttcttgttttttttttatcaCATGGGAGTAAATCTTCAAATATCCCATCAGACTGCCCTTTCAGATCAGTCTTTAAGCTGGATTACCAACTATCACGAAATGTGTTTCTTGTCAATTATCAACCTTTATgctttccatcctcttcatctgtttATCATTCCACTCACCATCTGCCTTGTTCAAATGACCAACATGACTCACTCCCATTCagttccatctctttcatcaacTTTACATATCTCCATCGTCCGCAAATAGATTTCAACACTTGCTCTTTCTGCATTAACCTCAAAGAAAATACAGTTTCATATCTCATTCATTTCATAACAAGCATACAAAGAATACTAAAACTGTGTATATAttactctttcttttctgttgTTGGTGGATAGTTACGCTATGAAAGGATGTCGCCAATGGTAGCGCTCTCGTCTAGCAGTCTTTGTGATATATTTAAAACAAATTGACTCTGTTTAGTTGTATTATGATGGAGTACAGCGAATGCTGTTTTATGAATTTCGtttcaacaaaagaaaaataaacTTGGATTCGGCAACAAATCTTGTTAAATCTCGAGTAAGGAATAACTTGCTTGTTGTAAATAAATAACAatataaaaaaataaattgTTGGGTTCAATCTTTAATCTACTTTTATTATTCATCTCAAATCATTCTCACCTCTAGCCTCTGGCAATGGCTGAACAAGCATCCTCCTCTAATGCAGAGTCAATCGCCATCGCTGCTCGTCAAGCTTTTGAAGCATCTCAACTGGTCGATCCTTTAGAGAGAGATGTGGCTCTGGATACTATCAGAGAAACcattgaaaaagcaaagcaaAAAGTACTCGCAGCCAATAAGAAAGACATGGAGGTAGGCgtttcatctcttctcgatatagccaataacGGACAATCCTTGTATAGGCTGCGGAAGCTCTTGCAGCTACTGGTAAACTCGCTGCTTCGCTCGTCTCTCGTCTAGACTTGTCTCGTCCAGGCAAGTTCGACTCCATGCTCAAGGGCATCACCGATGTCGCCAGTCTTCCTGTACCCACTGGTATTGTGACTTTTGCCAAGGAGATTGGGCCAGAGCTGGAGTTGCATAGGGTGACATGTCCTGTGGGCGTGCTGTTGGTCATTTTTGAGGCAAGGCCAGAGGTTGTCGTCAACATTGCGGCATTGGCTATCAAGAGCGGTGAGCTGACATGGTTTGGACTGATCTAACATGTTTTCAGGTAATGCAGCCATTTTGAAGGGCGGCAAAGAGTCCATCCATACCACTACTCTTCTATCTTCCCTCATCTCTCAAGCTCTCTCTCAGACATCTATTCCTTCGACGTTTGTTCAGTCTGTATCAACACGCTCTGAGATATCTTCGTTGCTGGCCCAAGACAGATATATTGACCTTGTGATGCCGCGAGGCGGTAATGAGCTCGTGAGAAGCATCCAAAACAACACTAGGATCCCTGTCATGGGCCACGCTGACGGCATCTGTGCTGCCTATCTAGATGAGAGCGCTgtagaagagaaggctGTGAGGATAGTTGTCGAATCAAAGGTTAGCCGGTTGATATGTTCAGGCTCTAGCAAGCAGCTGATTCGCATTGTAGATAGATTACATGGCAGCTTGCAACGCCGCTGAGActcttcttgtccattcATCATTGCTTCGAAGCGTTTGGCCCAAGGTTGCCTCGGCACTTTTGGACAATTCTGTCTGTCTTAGGTGTGATCCCCCATCTCTTACCGCTCTCAGCGACACTGGCGACCTCGGAACGTCCGAATTTATTATTGCCTCTTCCCCCGAAGATTATAGAACGGAATTCCTTGGTCCAACAATTGCTGTCAAAACGGTAGacaatgttgaagaagcaatTAAACATGTCAattctcattcttctcatcatACAGACTCGATTGTTACcgaagatgaaaagtcCATGTCAGCATGGTGTAGGGGTTTAGACAGCGCAAATTGCTTTGTCAACGCATCCACTAGGTTTGCCGATGGCACAAGATATGGCTTAGGCACAGAAGTTGGAATTTCTACCGGAAAAACGCACGCTAGAGGTCCTGTAGGCCTGGACGGGTTGGTGATTTACAAATACATAAtgaaaagcagaaagaaggatgGTAGTGTGATTGCAGATCATGAGAAGGGAGGTAATGAATATACACATAAAGATCTCGAAAAGGGAGAGCCGCCTTTTTGAATAGACACAATGTATTGGTTGTAAGGTTGTGTAATAAGATGCAAACAATACAATTAGCAAAACTTATCACTACGATATGGTTAGCGAGACGAACTTCAAATGATCCAAGCCGCAGTGAGACTCACCTTTTCATGGCCGCCCGACGGTTCAACATTGCTTCGGCATAACGTCCCTCcttcttggctttcttCATGTCCTGCATGACACCCGCATTAAGTTTGGCTTCGCCATAACCATGCGATTGGCTAGACATAGTATGGTAACCGGTTAGACATGAACCATTAGATAGAATACAAACGTACGCCTTCTTCAGCTCCTGCTCAAAGGAAGTTGAATGTTCATCCGCcgatttctttttgttttttccATCATCGTCTCCCATTCTCGCTTTGAAAACGAATTCTCTTTGACATTTGATCCTCAACGCCTCCAGCTCACCATCAATGTCTGCGTCTATCCTGAGCTCCACTTTCCCACCCTTACCCGTCGCGGAAAGGTACTTTGAGTTGTGCTGTGACTGTAGAGAGAATGCGGAAAATTTAGAATCGGTTGATAAAAGTGGAACAAAAGCTTCGAGAGGGCCTCTTGAAGGCGTGCTCGCGGTGAGAGAGCCAGAGGGAGATGCTGTCAAAAATGTCCCAGCACTTGTTCTCAAACTGATGACGTCTTCACTGCCTGATAATCTTGAGACCACCCACACATGATTAATATCACTTGGCTCAATGGTTTCGAGAATTTCAGCTTCTGTAAGATCGTTTGCCCCTTCCGGCGCTTGTGGTATGACTATTGGGGCGGCATAGACTCTTTGCCTCGTGGAATCATACTTGGTCACAGCTAGTCAATACCGATATTCATGGGCGGAGAACACTCACAGCAAGACAAGTTGGTGGCTCGGTTGGAAGCAGGATATAAGCCGGCCCATTGATCTCGTTGACGTTTCCAGGGAACATCCATCCTTCAAGGCATATGAGTCATTGCTGCCTcaatcaagatcaagactTGCCTCTTGGGTCGGCTGCTGCCATAGCTTCCAATTCATCTCGGGTCTCTCCATGGGAGTGGTTATGGGAtcgtttcttctttttagATTTGTCGCCTTTGAACTTGAGTTTTTTGCTGATTACTCCCGGAGCGGACATTGTGGCTTGAGGAGCTGTAAGATGTATTTGGTCAACTGTTTTGTATATCTTGTAAAATTGCAACAATCTGTTGCAACAAGGTAGGTTGTCGGAGTTTGTCCGCATCTCCGCTCCACCGTTTTTATTGTCTGTAATTGACGTCTGATGTGAGCTTTTACTTTGAGTGTATAATCCTTTTTGAGAAATCTTTCTTTGAGAGTGACACTGAACGCATACCTATGGTATGGTATATAGCATATCCAAGACCAAGTCAATTTTCCTACCCATCTGGGCGAATGACTTTAGCcgcttttccatttactACTTTCAACCTCTTACTACTTTTGTGTACCTCAATCACACATCTCCACTCTCAGCTCTTTCCAAGTGAAAAGCAACTTGGATGTATGCAAATATAGCTCGACGAGACACTTGCAACGATAGAGAATAGTGCTGAGGAAACAGAAAAATGAATACCTCTGGTTCTTCTAATCACTCCATAAGCACTACCCATTTCCCGGCTCACCTACTCTACAGAGTGCCAAGACCTATGTCTCTTCTCCCAACTTTCAGCTCACTCTGCTATATCttatctctttccatctcatttaATTGCATTTGAGAGaaatttcatcttttcatgCCAATTATATTCTCGTCACCCATATATCACGTGACCTTTCAAGTGTATCTCACGCCTCTCTATCAGAAAATAAGTgtaagtgcgtcagcactCTATACTGCCACTAATAAAAGCCGGAGATAAGCCCGCCAACAAAGAACACAgaaggataaggaaatgggTATATATAGATAAACcgtagaatacttttactttgaTACATCATCTTCTATGCAAGACCAGTGCTAGTTCTGCTGTATCAGAACATCAATTGCGATAGCTATATCATATTCACATCTGGTATACCTAAAATAGATAGGTAACAAACGCAGTGTGGCACCAAGCGCTTTCAATTAGTAATAAGTGACAGATAGGCGCAGAGTAAATTACGGATAGTGTAGGCACAGGAGTACGACACTGAGGTTTGTGTTGGTATATTGCATGTATAATTAACATACCAACGGGCGTTCCAATACAGCTAATGTAGCACTGATCGATACATTGAAATGACTgtctaaagaaaagaagaattatAATATTCCTCCTTATATACCTCTGCTACTGCTCGGGGAACGCTTGTGTTCCGGGTCGAATAATATAATGGACAGAGCCAGACCTATAACAAGCTACACAACACAGCGGCGGTCGCCGCAGCGCCTCCACAACCGTCCTATACCGCGATGCACTTACAGGTGCACATTGTAGATAGGCATGCGGATACTGGCATGCCTAATTAGACGGCTTCAAAATCTAACCTTATTAGAAACTTTCGTTactctctcttttacagTTTCATATGCTATCTATACAAACGgggtcaaatccttgacacGCTCTTTATAGCCAAACGCGAGTGTCTGTGCACCAAGCCTGCAATTCTGGGGTACCCTGTTCGCCTTAAAATGACAATAGAGTTAAGGAGAACAGAAGGATCTTCGGTGGCTAACTGGGTGGCCCAAGCGCAGGGCTGTAAGGTATATATATGAacatttttttcttcccaggaagctttttctctctttttatCGTAATATCTGCCTTGCAGCACCACAGCGCTTCTTTAAAATATAATGGCTAGTCTAGAAGAATCTGCAAAAGCTCTGATCGAGAGCAATCTGGAGCGAACACTCTCTCCTCTGCTTTTAACGTAAGGCTTGTTCTCGTCATCACCACCCAATCGGGTTTCTGTGGCCCCCTCAGAGTACTGATTACACAAAAGACTTGGATTTGATTCTTACCTGATGGGAATGATTGGTAACCAGTTCTTTCATTATGTGACCACAGCGGAAAGGGAAGCGCGTCATATTACCATCCTTGTGGTATGTGGGGAGATGTCGACATGTGGAGGTAGTGAATACTGAATCGTCCATCATTATAGTATTTTGCTATGGTTATGGCTGTGGTTACAACTGGCTTGTGAGTCCtagttttttttttgctgcttcATTAAATATTGATCTTCTCAGTACTTGGGCATGGGAACTCCacatctttgccttcaaTTACGGGAAATATGCCCAGTTCATCTCTCAACAATGGACTGCATGGCATTCTGTTCTCTGTCCCACGACAAAGATTGCGGTACAGGTTCGTGGAGTTTGTTGCGAGCCTGTATAAAATGGGATCTGATTTTTTGCAGATTTTTTACGCCGAGAGGGCCTGGAGGGTCAATAATCGGAACAATTGGATCCTTTTGGCTCTGGGCGTCTGCTTGACCACTTCTTCGGTTTGCTCCATcacttttgctttcctGACCTATAAGCTTGTCACTCCGGCTGTGGGCACCGCTGCCGATATCCTTCATCGTATCTGGGTAGGGTCATTTTGAGCTTTGAACGTTATGAGTGTAGACTAAATCCTACTGCAGCCTTCGGCGTGCATCGTAGCTGACCTTATTACCACAACTTCCATTCTTTGGGGTTTATACCAATCTCGTACTGGCTGGAAATTAACCGACAAGCTTATCTATAGGCTTATGAGAGTGTCAGTGGAGGCTCAAATCCCTCCTACAATAGCGTTCGTCTTTATTTTCATCGAGAAATTTGTTGAACCTGACAATTGTAAAGGGCTTCCGTAGTCCTCATGACTTGGTCTCCAAGCCTTTTATGTGTGCCTACCCTAGTGGGGTATATTATTTTCTTAAGATGTAATCATGCAGTGCTAATCCGCTTATAGAATAATCCTGCCCAAGATCTACCTCACCGGATGTCTTTCTGTTCTCAATTCACGAGATAtcatcaagcaaaacaGCTCGACGTATCATagcagcttct carries:
- a CDS encoding glutamate-5-semialdehyde dehydrogenase; this encodes MAEQASSSNAESIAIAARQAFEASQLVDPLERDVALDTIRETIEKAKQKVLAANKKDMEAAEALAATGKLAASLVSRLDLSRPGKFDSMLKGITDVASLPVPTGIVTFAKEIGPELELHRVTCPVGVLLVIFEARPEVVVNIAALAIKSAILKGGKESIHTTTLLSSLISQALSQTSIPSTFVQSVSTRSEISSLLAQDRYIDLVMPRGGNELVRSIQNNTRIPVMGHADGICAAYLDESAVEEKAVRIVVESKIDYMAACNAAETLLVHSSLLRSVWPKVASALLDNSVCLRCDPPSLTALSDTGDLGTSEFIIASSPEDYRTEFLGPTIAVKTVDNVEEAIKHVNSHSSHHTDSIVTEDEKSMSAWCRGLDSANCFVNASTRFADGTRYGLGTEVGISTGKTHARGPVGLDGLVIYKYIMKSRKKDGSVIADHEKGGNEYTHKDLEKGEPPF
- a CDS encoding serine/threonine-protein kinase ATG1 → MPDSNSQSVTTGGHGHGSHKQRIGNYVMGSEIGRGSFATVYKGYRSKTKVPVAIKAVSRQKLTAKLLENLESEINILKVINHRNIVALTDCFKNDTHIYLVMEYCSGSDLSIYIKQRGKLSTLDFVPRFGTSADKLEKNEHGKVWWPHPSSGGLDENITRSFLGQLAQAIKFLRQQNLMHRDIKPQNLLLQPATEAEVAEGHPYGIPVLKVADFGFARILPAAAMAETLCGSPLYMAPEILRYEKYDAKADLWSVGAVLFEMSVGRPPFRASNHVELLRRIERGNDQIIFPDEKPQEPSKPSNHGVPTPVSPDIKALIRSLLKRKPNERMGFDDFFTCGVWDGHMGESTEEELSLDVSTDSSSAGIEDSHKIRNMVASIEQSKDRVRPLRAPQPLATDAALNPQPAMLENAQENIGKTTEKPRFQSSPSPSSTQPPVQPTSVRRSTPKYYVGNAPPSDPVPAVATQTSDQVAGQGHLSTQASATPKANPRPIMTAAQRRLSGRSEREREQSGSVEEATPLTPSYSGPSPTMSRPARSLGEGSPLAATPPITMGPDGKLARESALEGSGVGTDYVVVEKQTVEINALADELDQASTRPIIRRSSRSSVVSRPVSSFQPVSPSAGTTMSTARNESAVVPLSYSPPFAISSTPPFAMPTRHSPNGVGSSLRHVSNPSGMNVFPPNISASPSYGQDVTRYSASPSSLQTGALARALTTTAIKLIGSGANQAATAIARATAKRRPTIMRVSSDMDPAEDDLLHNVEDIARKAFVLFELADERLLAQSQLAQTARSSPTLSGLMGTTPPFSVQAASQGTARRKSSSSSINSEVWVLRQQEAAANDAVVLYMKSLTFIARAMDKVKRYWKSRTEVFHGYVASQELNEMGQWLRARFNEVYEKAEWAKHHAGDNLLFPDWLVHDKARDISRQAASAELQGELFLAEQGYETALWLLQALLDESVYENGRIAEDDRVAYEKLMVPIKIRLDALRKKLADSPGTTAR